GTGGGCCGGTACCGGCTGGAGCCGTGCGCTGACCGAGCTCCTTCCTGCGCTCCTGACCCGCGTTCAGGTCGGCGAGTGGCATCCTGGCGCGATCCACGACTACAGCATCGAGGTCTTCGCGCTCTTCCTCAACCTCGTCCTCCCACCGGTGCTCCTCCTGGCCGTCGTGGGCATCGGGGCCAACGTGCTTCAGGTCGGGTTCCTCTTCACGACCCGGACGCTCGAGCCCAACTGGGGGAAGCTGAACCCGTTCCAGGGACTCAAGCGGCTCTTCGCCCGACACATGCTGGCCGAGCTTCTCAAGGGCCCCCTCAAGCTCGCCACGATCGGCGGGATCGCCTTCATCACCCTGCGGCCCCGCGTCGCCGAGCTTGTCACGCTCGCGGGACGCGACCCGTCGGCGGCTGTGGCGACCGTGACGGAAGTGACGCTCACGCTCCTCTGGCGCATCGGCGCGGCCTACCTCGTTCTGGCGCTCCTGGACTACGGCTATCAGCGATGGACCCATCTCCGGAGCCTCCGCATGACCCGGGAAGAGGTCAAGGAAGAGATGCGGCAGAGCGAGGGCGACCCGCACATCCGGGCCCGAGCTCGACACCTTCACCGGCAGTACGCCATGCGCCGGATGATGAGCGAGGTTCCGAAGGCCGATGTGGTCGTGACAAACCCGACGCACCTGGCCGTGGCGCTCAGGTATGATCGCGAGACCATGCGGGCGCCCAAGGTGGTGGCCAAGGGCGCCCGGCTCATCGCCGAGGAGATCAAAAAGCGCGCCCGCACGGCGGGAGTCCCGATCGTCGAGCACCCACCGCTGGCCCAGGCGCTCTACAAGTCGGTCGAACTCGGCGGCGAAATCCCGGCCTCGCTCTACCGCGCTGTGGCCGAGGTCCTGGCCT
This Candidatus Rokuibacteriota bacterium DNA region includes the following protein-coding sequences:
- the flhB gene encoding flagellar biosynthesis protein FlhB, with translation MADEPERTEAPTGRRLEEARRKGQIARSPEVGTAFTILGAAGFLTWAGTGWSRALTELLPALLTRVQVGEWHPGAIHDYSIEVFALFLNLVLPPVLLLAVVGIGANVLQVGFLFTTRTLEPNWGKLNPFQGLKRLFARHMLAELLKGPLKLATIGGIAFITLRPRVAELVTLAGRDPSAAVATVTEVTLTLLWRIGAAYLVLALLDYGYQRWTHLRSLRMTREEVKEEMRQSEGDPHIRARARHLHRQYAMRRMMSEVPKADVVVTNPTHLAVALRYDRETMRAPKVVAKGARLIAEEIKKRARTAGVPIVEHPPLAQALYKSVELGGEIPASLYRAVAEVLAYVYMLSQRQHPRPVA